One window of the Larus michahellis chromosome 26, bLarMic1.1, whole genome shotgun sequence genome contains the following:
- the PAK4 gene encoding serine/threonine-protein kinase PAK 4 isoform X2: MPGRGSPMPREWAPMPGLAAAAFPSAPGSSLSGLSSVGESSTAATLPVPENGLLAGVTMFSKKKKRIEISAPSNFEHRVHTGYDQQEQKFTGLPRQWQGIIEESAKRPKPLVDPVCITAIQHGSQKTIVRGSKAAKDGSLTWLLDEFENMSVSRSNSLRRDSPPFPPRRDQLYQENGLSEGPAAARPHEDAGRSKEKSRHGARNELEQGKERPREREDQRAHHHHHHHHHQPRGQDPGPKPAPPAGGRPPPPEYPKTPSEGDGWRDYPADRDYSEPADRVVRRERPEPSEKRPKSTYAGQTSPQSPRDKRPLSGPNIRTPNIPVSEGVMKTAQQTGRPFNTYPRAETDPSRAAGSQAEHRPGRPQEVASNGPVSGSGGAGSSRAHPPGPLPPPPSRSKNPEPPHPGLTPHASDPHLSRQPPPGPPQQPRSPQREPQRVSHEQFRAALQMVVDPGDPRTYLDNFIKIGEGSTGIVCIATVKSTGKLVAVKKMDLRKQQRRELLFNEVVIMRDYQHENVVEMYNSYLVGDELWVVMEFLEGGALTDIVTHTRMNEEQIAAVCSAVLKALSVLHAQGVIHRDIKSDSILLTHDGRVKLSDFGFCAQVNKEVPRRKSLVGTPYWMAPELISRLPYGPEVDIWSLGVMVIEMVDGEPPYFNEPPLKAMKMIRDNLPPKLKNVHKVSPSLKGFLDRMLVRDPGQRATATELLKHPFLGKAGPPSCIVPLMRQNRMR, encoded by the exons gtctTCTAGCCGGCGTCACCATGTTCAGCAAGAAGAAGAAACGCATCGAGATCTCGGCTCCCTCCAACTTCGAGCACCGCGTCCACACCGGCTACGACCAGCAGGAGCAGAAGTTCACGGGGCTGCCCCGGCAATGGCAGGGCATCATCGAGGAGTCGGCCAAGCGCCCCAAGCCGCTGGTGGATCCCGTCTGCATCACCGCCATCCAGCACGGCTCGCAGAAG ACCATCGTGCGGGGCAGCAAAGCCGCCAAGGACGGCTCCCTCACCTGGCTGCTGGACGAGTTTGAGAACATGTCCGTGTCCCGTTCCAATTCTCTGCGCAGGGACAgcccccccttcccgccccgccgTGACCAGCTCTACCAGGAGAACGGCCTCTCCGAGGGCCCGGCCGCTGCCCGGCCGCACGAGGATGCCGGCAGGAGCAAGGAGAAGAGCCGCCACGGGGCCAGGAACGAGCTAGAGCAGGGCAAGGAGAGACCCCGGGAGAGGGAGGACCAACGcgcccaccaccaccatcaccaccaccatcaccagccCCGCGGGCAGGACCCCGGCCCCAAacccgctccccccgccggcggccgcccgccccctcccgagtaccccaaaaccccctccgAGGGGGACGGCTGGCGGGATTACCCCGCCGACAGGGACTACAGCGAACCGGCCGACCGGGTGGTGCGGCGGGAGCGTCCCGAACCCTCCGAAAAACGCCCCAAATCCACCTACGCCGGCCAGACCAGCCCGCAATCCCCCCGGGACAAACGCCCGCTCTCCGGGCCCAATATCCGGACTCCCAACATCCCCGTCTCCGAAGGGGTGATGAAGACGGCTCAGCAGACGGGACGGCCTTTTAATACCTACCCGCGGGCTGAGACCGACCCCAGCAGGGCCGCGGGTTCTCAG GCAGAGCACCGGCCGGGACGACCGCAGGAGGTGGCATCCAATGGTCCGGTGAGCGGCAGCGGTGGTGCCGGTTCTTCCCGAGCCCACCCTCccggcccgctgccgccgccgccgtcacGCTCCAAAAACCCCGAACCGCCCCATCCCGGCCTCACCCCGCACGCCTCGGACCCCCACCTCTCTCGccagccgccccccggccccccgcagcAACCCCGCTCCCCTCAACGCGAGCCCCAGCGCGTCTCCCACGAGCAATTCCGGGCGGCCCTGCAGATGGTGGTGGATCCCGGAGACCCCCGCACCTACCTGGACAACTTCATCAAGATCGGGGAGGGCTCCACCGGCATCGTCTGCATCGCCACCGTCAAGAGCACCGGCAAACTGGTGGCCGTGAAGAAGATGGACCTGCGCAAGCAGCAGCGGCGCGAGCTGCTCTTTAACGAG GTGGTGATCATGCGGGACTACCAGCACGAGAACGTGGTGGAGATGTACAACAGCTACTTGGTGGGCGACGAGCTCTGGGTGGTGATGGAGTTCCTGGAGGGCGGCGCCTTGACCGACATCGTCACGCACACCAG GATGAACGAGGAGCAGATCGCGGCCGTCTGCTCGGCCGTGCTGAAGGCCCTCTCCGTCCTCCACGCCCAGGGCGTCATCCACCGCGACATCAAGAGCGACTCCATCCTCCTCACGCACGACGGCAGG GTGAAACTCTCCGATTTTGGGTTCTGCGCCCAAGTCAACAAGGAGGTGCCGCGGCGGAAGTCGCTGGTGGGGACCCCGTACTGGATGGCGCCGGAGCTCATCTCCCGCCTGCCCTACGGCCCAGAG gtggACATCTGGTCCCTGGGCGTGATGGTCATCGAGATGGTGGACGGGGAGCCCCCGTACTTCAACGAGCCCCCCctgaaggccatgaagatgatccgggACAACCTGCCCCCCAAGCTGAAAAACGTGCACAAG GTTTCCCCCTCCCTCAAAGGCTTCCTGGACCGCATGCTGGTGCGGGACCCGGGGCAACGGGCCACCGCCACCGAACTCTTGAAGCACCCCTTCCTGGGCAAAGCGGGCCCCCCCTCCTGCATCGTCCCCCTCATGCGCCAGAACCGCATGCGGTGA
- the PAK4 gene encoding serine/threonine-protein kinase PAK 4 isoform X3: MFSKKKKRIEISAPSNFEHRVHTGYDQQEQKFTGLPRQWQGIIEESAKRPKPLVDPVCITAIQHGSQKAEHRPGRPQEVASNGPVSGSGGAGSSRAHPPGPLPPPPSRSKNPEPPHPGLTPHASDPHLSRQPPPGPPQQPRSPQREPQRVSHEQFRAALQMVVDPGDPRTYLDNFIKIGEGSTGIVCIATVKSTGKLVAVKKMDLRKQQRRELLFNEVVIMRDYQHENVVEMYNSYLVGDELWVVMEFLEGGALTDIVTHTRMNEEQIAAVCSAVLKALSVLHAQGVIHRDIKSDSILLTHDGRVKLSDFGFCAQVNKEVPRRKSLVGTPYWMAPELISRLPYGPEVDIWSLGVMVIEMVDGEPPYFNEPPLKAMKMIRDNLPPKLKNVHKVSPSLKGFLDRMLVRDPGQRATATELLKHPFLGKAGPPSCIVPLMRQNRMR; encoded by the exons ATGTTCAGCAAGAAGAAGAAACGCATCGAGATCTCGGCTCCCTCCAACTTCGAGCACCGCGTCCACACCGGCTACGACCAGCAGGAGCAGAAGTTCACGGGGCTGCCCCGGCAATGGCAGGGCATCATCGAGGAGTCGGCCAAGCGCCCCAAGCCGCTGGTGGATCCCGTCTGCATCACCGCCATCCAGCACGGCTCGCAGAAG GCAGAGCACCGGCCGGGACGACCGCAGGAGGTGGCATCCAATGGTCCGGTGAGCGGCAGCGGTGGTGCCGGTTCTTCCCGAGCCCACCCTCccggcccgctgccgccgccgccgtcacGCTCCAAAAACCCCGAACCGCCCCATCCCGGCCTCACCCCGCACGCCTCGGACCCCCACCTCTCTCGccagccgccccccggccccccgcagcAACCCCGCTCCCCTCAACGCGAGCCCCAGCGCGTCTCCCACGAGCAATTCCGGGCGGCCCTGCAGATGGTGGTGGATCCCGGAGACCCCCGCACCTACCTGGACAACTTCATCAAGATCGGGGAGGGCTCCACCGGCATCGTCTGCATCGCCACCGTCAAGAGCACCGGCAAACTGGTGGCCGTGAAGAAGATGGACCTGCGCAAGCAGCAGCGGCGCGAGCTGCTCTTTAACGAG GTGGTGATCATGCGGGACTACCAGCACGAGAACGTGGTGGAGATGTACAACAGCTACTTGGTGGGCGACGAGCTCTGGGTGGTGATGGAGTTCCTGGAGGGCGGCGCCTTGACCGACATCGTCACGCACACCAG GATGAACGAGGAGCAGATCGCGGCCGTCTGCTCGGCCGTGCTGAAGGCCCTCTCCGTCCTCCACGCCCAGGGCGTCATCCACCGCGACATCAAGAGCGACTCCATCCTCCTCACGCACGACGGCAGG GTGAAACTCTCCGATTTTGGGTTCTGCGCCCAAGTCAACAAGGAGGTGCCGCGGCGGAAGTCGCTGGTGGGGACCCCGTACTGGATGGCGCCGGAGCTCATCTCCCGCCTGCCCTACGGCCCAGAG gtggACATCTGGTCCCTGGGCGTGATGGTCATCGAGATGGTGGACGGGGAGCCCCCGTACTTCAACGAGCCCCCCctgaaggccatgaagatgatccgggACAACCTGCCCCCCAAGCTGAAAAACGTGCACAAG GTTTCCCCCTCCCTCAAAGGCTTCCTGGACCGCATGCTGGTGCGGGACCCGGGGCAACGGGCCACCGCCACCGAACTCTTGAAGCACCCCTTCCTGGGCAAAGCGGGCCCCCCCTCCTGCATCGTCCCCCTCATGCGCCAGAACCGCATGCGGTGA
- the PAK4 gene encoding serine/threonine-protein kinase PAK 4 isoform X1 gives MFSKKKKRIEISAPSNFEHRVHTGYDQQEQKFTGLPRQWQGIIEESAKRPKPLVDPVCITAIQHGSQKTIVRGSKAAKDGSLTWLLDEFENMSVSRSNSLRRDSPPFPPRRDQLYQENGLSEGPAAARPHEDAGRSKEKSRHGARNELEQGKERPREREDQRAHHHHHHHHHQPRGQDPGPKPAPPAGGRPPPPEYPKTPSEGDGWRDYPADRDYSEPADRVVRRERPEPSEKRPKSTYAGQTSPQSPRDKRPLSGPNIRTPNIPVSEGVMKTAQQTGRPFNTYPRAETDPSRAAGSQAEHRPGRPQEVASNGPVSGSGGAGSSRAHPPGPLPPPPSRSKNPEPPHPGLTPHASDPHLSRQPPPGPPQQPRSPQREPQRVSHEQFRAALQMVVDPGDPRTYLDNFIKIGEGSTGIVCIATVKSTGKLVAVKKMDLRKQQRRELLFNEVVIMRDYQHENVVEMYNSYLVGDELWVVMEFLEGGALTDIVTHTRMNEEQIAAVCSAVLKALSVLHAQGVIHRDIKSDSILLTHDGRVKLSDFGFCAQVNKEVPRRKSLVGTPYWMAPELISRLPYGPEVDIWSLGVMVIEMVDGEPPYFNEPPLKAMKMIRDNLPPKLKNVHKVSPSLKGFLDRMLVRDPGQRATATELLKHPFLGKAGPPSCIVPLMRQNRMR, from the exons ATGTTCAGCAAGAAGAAGAAACGCATCGAGATCTCGGCTCCCTCCAACTTCGAGCACCGCGTCCACACCGGCTACGACCAGCAGGAGCAGAAGTTCACGGGGCTGCCCCGGCAATGGCAGGGCATCATCGAGGAGTCGGCCAAGCGCCCCAAGCCGCTGGTGGATCCCGTCTGCATCACCGCCATCCAGCACGGCTCGCAGAAG ACCATCGTGCGGGGCAGCAAAGCCGCCAAGGACGGCTCCCTCACCTGGCTGCTGGACGAGTTTGAGAACATGTCCGTGTCCCGTTCCAATTCTCTGCGCAGGGACAgcccccccttcccgccccgccgTGACCAGCTCTACCAGGAGAACGGCCTCTCCGAGGGCCCGGCCGCTGCCCGGCCGCACGAGGATGCCGGCAGGAGCAAGGAGAAGAGCCGCCACGGGGCCAGGAACGAGCTAGAGCAGGGCAAGGAGAGACCCCGGGAGAGGGAGGACCAACGcgcccaccaccaccatcaccaccaccatcaccagccCCGCGGGCAGGACCCCGGCCCCAAacccgctccccccgccggcggccgcccgccccctcccgagtaccccaaaaccccctccgAGGGGGACGGCTGGCGGGATTACCCCGCCGACAGGGACTACAGCGAACCGGCCGACCGGGTGGTGCGGCGGGAGCGTCCCGAACCCTCCGAAAAACGCCCCAAATCCACCTACGCCGGCCAGACCAGCCCGCAATCCCCCCGGGACAAACGCCCGCTCTCCGGGCCCAATATCCGGACTCCCAACATCCCCGTCTCCGAAGGGGTGATGAAGACGGCTCAGCAGACGGGACGGCCTTTTAATACCTACCCGCGGGCTGAGACCGACCCCAGCAGGGCCGCGGGTTCTCAG GCAGAGCACCGGCCGGGACGACCGCAGGAGGTGGCATCCAATGGTCCGGTGAGCGGCAGCGGTGGTGCCGGTTCTTCCCGAGCCCACCCTCccggcccgctgccgccgccgccgtcacGCTCCAAAAACCCCGAACCGCCCCATCCCGGCCTCACCCCGCACGCCTCGGACCCCCACCTCTCTCGccagccgccccccggccccccgcagcAACCCCGCTCCCCTCAACGCGAGCCCCAGCGCGTCTCCCACGAGCAATTCCGGGCGGCCCTGCAGATGGTGGTGGATCCCGGAGACCCCCGCACCTACCTGGACAACTTCATCAAGATCGGGGAGGGCTCCACCGGCATCGTCTGCATCGCCACCGTCAAGAGCACCGGCAAACTGGTGGCCGTGAAGAAGATGGACCTGCGCAAGCAGCAGCGGCGCGAGCTGCTCTTTAACGAG GTGGTGATCATGCGGGACTACCAGCACGAGAACGTGGTGGAGATGTACAACAGCTACTTGGTGGGCGACGAGCTCTGGGTGGTGATGGAGTTCCTGGAGGGCGGCGCCTTGACCGACATCGTCACGCACACCAG GATGAACGAGGAGCAGATCGCGGCCGTCTGCTCGGCCGTGCTGAAGGCCCTCTCCGTCCTCCACGCCCAGGGCGTCATCCACCGCGACATCAAGAGCGACTCCATCCTCCTCACGCACGACGGCAGG GTGAAACTCTCCGATTTTGGGTTCTGCGCCCAAGTCAACAAGGAGGTGCCGCGGCGGAAGTCGCTGGTGGGGACCCCGTACTGGATGGCGCCGGAGCTCATCTCCCGCCTGCCCTACGGCCCAGAG gtggACATCTGGTCCCTGGGCGTGATGGTCATCGAGATGGTGGACGGGGAGCCCCCGTACTTCAACGAGCCCCCCctgaaggccatgaagatgatccgggACAACCTGCCCCCCAAGCTGAAAAACGTGCACAAG GTTTCCCCCTCCCTCAAAGGCTTCCTGGACCGCATGCTGGTGCGGGACCCGGGGCAACGGGCCACCGCCACCGAACTCTTGAAGCACCCCTTCCTGGGCAAAGCGGGCCCCCCCTCCTGCATCGTCCCCCTCATGCGCCAGAACCGCATGCGGTGA